The following are encoded in a window of Variovorax paradoxus genomic DNA:
- the miaB gene encoding tRNA (N6-isopentenyl adenosine(37)-C2)-methylthiotransferase MiaB, producing MKKVFIKTFGCQMNEYDSDKMADVLHAAQGYEPTQNVDEADLILFNTCSVREKAQEKVFSDLGRVKHLKAKGVKIGVGGCVASQEGQAIIARAPYVDIVFGPQTLHRLPEMLNDRDRLDRPQVDISFPEIEKFDHLPPARVEGATAFVSIMEGCSKYCSYCVVPYTRGEEVNRPLDDVLVEIAGLADQGVREITLLGQNVNAYRGKMGDTAEIADFALLIEYVAEIPGIERIRYTTSHPNEFTPRLIEAYAKVPQLVSHLHLPVQHGSDRILMAMKRGYTAMEYKSTVRKLRAIRPDLALSSDFIVGFPGETDADFDKMMKLIDDCQFDNSFSFIFSPRPGTPAAALQDDTPHEVKLARLQTLQRVIDGNVRRFGDALVGSTQRVLVEGASRKDANELMGRTACNRVVNFEGDARLVGQMADLRITRSLAYTLRGEVVTRESALAAAATALAH from the coding sequence ATGAAAAAAGTATTCATCAAGACCTTCGGCTGCCAGATGAACGAGTACGACTCGGACAAGATGGCGGACGTGCTCCACGCCGCGCAGGGCTACGAGCCCACGCAGAACGTGGACGAGGCCGACCTCATCCTGTTCAACACCTGCTCGGTGCGCGAGAAGGCGCAGGAGAAGGTGTTCTCCGACCTCGGCCGCGTGAAGCACCTGAAGGCCAAGGGCGTGAAGATCGGCGTGGGCGGCTGCGTGGCGAGCCAGGAAGGCCAGGCCATCATCGCGCGCGCGCCCTATGTCGACATCGTGTTCGGCCCGCAGACGCTGCACCGCCTGCCCGAGATGCTGAACGACCGCGACAGGCTCGACCGCCCGCAGGTCGACATCAGCTTCCCCGAGATCGAGAAGTTCGACCACCTGCCGCCCGCGCGCGTCGAAGGCGCGACCGCCTTCGTGTCGATCATGGAAGGCTGCTCCAAGTACTGCAGCTACTGCGTGGTGCCCTACACCCGCGGCGAGGAAGTGAACCGCCCGCTCGACGACGTGCTGGTCGAGATCGCCGGCCTCGCCGACCAGGGCGTGCGCGAGATCACGCTGCTGGGCCAGAACGTGAACGCCTACCGCGGCAAGATGGGCGACACCGCCGAGATCGCCGACTTCGCGCTGCTCATCGAGTACGTGGCCGAGATCCCCGGCATCGAGCGCATCCGCTACACCACCAGCCACCCGAACGAGTTCACGCCGCGCCTCATCGAGGCCTACGCCAAGGTGCCGCAGCTCGTCTCGCATCTGCACCTGCCGGTGCAGCACGGCAGCGACCGCATCCTCATGGCCATGAAGCGCGGCTACACAGCCATGGAATACAAGAGCACGGTGCGCAAGCTGCGTGCCATCCGCCCCGACCTCGCATTGAGCAGCGACTTCATCGTCGGCTTCCCCGGCGAGACCGATGCCGACTTCGACAAGATGATGAAGCTCATCGACGACTGCCAGTTCGACAACAGCTTCAGCTTCATCTTCAGCCCGCGCCCCGGCACGCCCGCCGCCGCGCTGCAGGACGACACGCCGCACGAGGTGAAGCTGGCGCGCCTGCAGACGCTGCAGCGCGTCATCGATGGCAACGTGCGCCGCTTCGGCGATGCGCTCGTGGGCAGCACGCAGCGCGTGCTGGTCGAGGGCGCGTCGCGCAAGGACGCGAACGAACTCATGGGCCGCACCGCCTGCAACCGCGTCGTCAACTTCGAAGGCGACGCCCGCCTCGTGGGCCAGATGGCCGACCTGCGCATCACCCGCTCGCTGGCGTACACGCTGCGCGGCGAAGTGGTCACGCGCGAATCGGCCCTGGCTGCCGCCGCCACGGCGCTCGCCCACTGA
- a CDS encoding efflux RND transporter permease subunit, with translation MNISELCIRRPAMTVLLSAAVVVIGIFAYFSIPVAALPSYNTPVINVNAQLPGASPETMASSVALPLEKQFSTIPGLQTISSVNTQGVTSLTLEFVSSRDIDAAAVDVQAALLRAQRQLPQELTQLPSYRKVNPADAPVLFIALISPSMNPSELNDYAENLISPTLSTIDGVAQVGVYGRKAFAVRIKANADLLNARNITLDELAKAVNSANANTPVGTLDGPRQTLTIQANRQLMKAADFAKLIIAQRNGAPVRLDEVATLEDSFESVKTASSFNGQDSISLAVQRQPNANTVQVVDAVRALIPRFKAELPQSVEIHMVNDRSLSIREAVHDVQLTLLGTIALVVLVIFLFLHRLVATLIPAATIPISLIGAVALLYAFGYSLDNVSLLGITLAVGLVVDDAIVVLENIMRYVEKGMEPMAAALRGAREVGFTIVSISISLVAVFIPIFFMPGVIGLLFHEFAVVVALAVLVSAVVSLTLVPMLASRLLKHVPRKDGALDHEEGHPEPGTAIGRAFERGYRAVHGTYMRTLDWTLGHRALMLVMAGLTFVVTAWLFISIPKGFFPEEDIGQIQITTEAAEDISFTAMKALQARVAATLQADPSVAYVSSFVGVGGPTATQNSGRLFAVLKPRSERPKMPKVLESLRQRFREIPGVAVYMQPVQNLRLGGRQSKARFQYTLQSVNAGEMVPWSTKLMERMRADPDFRDVTSDSQNRGLQATLEIDRDKAGVLGVAVGDLRTALYNAYGDRQIGSIYGANNTYQVILSAADSDRQFEEDVARLSVRSTTGKLVPLSAFSTVKRTVGPTSVNHQGQLQAVTVSFNLGPDVPLGNATAKIDRFKDELKMPQSIITTYGGDAAVFQSSQGSQAVLLVLAVLVIYVLLGVLYESYIHPITILAGLPSAAVGALLSLKLFGFDLTLIATIGILLLIGIVKKNAIMMIDFALDAQRTEGMQPVDAIREACRLRFRPILMTTLAALMGALPLALGLGAGAELRQPLGVAVVGGLIFSQVITLYITPAIYLALDRYSGSGPMVELPGEAKAEASAGGRAASHA, from the coding sequence ATGAACATTTCAGAGCTCTGCATCCGCCGTCCGGCGATGACGGTGCTGCTGTCCGCGGCCGTCGTGGTCATCGGCATCTTTGCGTACTTCAGCATCCCCGTCGCGGCGCTGCCGAGCTACAACACGCCGGTCATCAACGTCAACGCGCAGCTGCCGGGCGCCAGCCCCGAGACCATGGCGAGCTCGGTGGCGCTCCCGCTCGAAAAGCAGTTCTCGACCATTCCCGGCCTGCAGACCATCAGTTCGGTGAACACCCAGGGCGTGACCTCGCTCACGCTCGAATTCGTCAGCAGCCGCGACATCGACGCCGCCGCCGTCGACGTGCAGGCCGCGCTGCTGCGCGCCCAGCGCCAGCTGCCGCAAGAACTCACGCAGCTGCCCTCGTACCGCAAGGTGAATCCCGCCGACGCGCCGGTGCTGTTCATTGCGCTGATCTCGCCGTCGATGAATCCGTCGGAGCTCAACGACTACGCCGAGAACCTCATTTCGCCCACGCTCTCGACGATCGACGGCGTGGCGCAGGTGGGCGTGTACGGGCGCAAGGCCTTCGCGGTGCGCATCAAGGCCAATGCCGACCTGCTCAACGCGCGCAACATCACGCTCGACGAACTGGCCAAGGCCGTGAACTCGGCCAACGCCAACACGCCGGTCGGCACGCTCGACGGTCCGCGCCAGACGCTCACCATCCAGGCCAACCGCCAGCTCATGAAGGCGGCCGACTTCGCCAAGCTCATCATTGCCCAGCGCAATGGCGCACCGGTGCGGCTCGACGAAGTGGCCACGCTCGAAGACAGCTTCGAGTCGGTCAAGACCGCCAGCAGCTTCAACGGGCAAGACTCGATTTCGCTGGCCGTGCAGCGCCAGCCCAACGCCAACACCGTGCAGGTGGTGGACGCGGTGCGGGCGCTCATCCCGCGCTTCAAGGCCGAGCTGCCGCAGTCGGTCGAGATCCACATGGTCAACGACCGCTCGCTCTCGATCCGCGAGGCGGTGCACGACGTGCAGCTCACGCTGCTGGGCACCATCGCGCTGGTGGTGCTGGTGATCTTTTTGTTCCTGCACCGGCTGGTGGCCACGCTGATTCCGGCGGCCACCATTCCCATTTCGCTGATCGGCGCCGTGGCGCTGCTCTACGCCTTCGGCTACAGCCTGGACAACGTCTCGCTGCTGGGCATCACGCTGGCCGTGGGCCTGGTGGTGGACGACGCCATCGTGGTGCTCGAAAACATCATGCGCTACGTCGAGAAGGGCATGGAGCCGATGGCCGCCGCCCTGCGCGGCGCGCGCGAGGTGGGCTTCACCATCGTGTCGATCTCGATCTCGCTGGTGGCCGTGTTCATTCCGATCTTCTTCATGCCGGGCGTGATCGGCCTGCTGTTCCACGAGTTCGCCGTGGTGGTGGCGCTGGCCGTGCTGGTGTCGGCCGTGGTGTCGCTCACGCTCGTGCCGATGCTCGCGAGCCGGCTGCTCAAGCACGTGCCGCGCAAGGACGGCGCGCTGGACCATGAAGAAGGGCACCCCGAGCCCGGCACCGCGATCGGCCGCGCCTTCGAGCGCGGCTACCGCGCGGTGCACGGCACCTACATGCGCACGCTCGACTGGACGCTCGGGCACCGCGCACTCATGCTCGTCATGGCGGGGCTGACCTTCGTCGTCACGGCGTGGCTGTTCATCAGCATTCCCAAGGGCTTCTTCCCCGAGGAAGACATCGGCCAGATCCAGATCACCACCGAAGCGGCCGAAGACATTTCGTTCACCGCCATGAAGGCGCTGCAGGCGCGCGTGGCCGCGACGCTGCAGGCCGACCCGAGCGTGGCCTACGTGAGCTCCTTTGTCGGCGTGGGCGGCCCGACCGCCACGCAGAACTCGGGCCGATTGTTCGCGGTGCTCAAGCCGCGCAGCGAACGTCCGAAGATGCCGAAGGTGCTCGAGTCGCTGCGCCAGCGTTTCCGCGAAATTCCGGGCGTGGCCGTCTACATGCAGCCGGTGCAGAACCTGCGCCTGGGCGGGCGCCAGAGCAAGGCGCGCTTCCAGTACACGCTGCAAAGCGTCAACGCCGGCGAAATGGTGCCGTGGTCGACCAAGCTCATGGAGCGCATGCGCGCCGACCCCGACTTCCGCGACGTGACGAGCGACTCGCAGAACCGCGGCCTGCAGGCCACGCTCGAGATCGACCGCGACAAGGCCGGCGTGCTCGGCGTGGCCGTGGGCGACCTGCGCACCGCGCTGTACAACGCGTACGGCGACCGCCAGATTGGCAGCATCTACGGCGCCAACAACACCTACCAGGTCATCCTGTCGGCGGCCGACAGCGACCGCCAGTTCGAGGAAGACGTGGCGCGGCTGTCGGTGCGCAGCACCACCGGCAAGCTGGTGCCGCTGTCGGCCTTCTCGACCGTCAAGCGCACCGTCGGCCCGACCTCGGTCAACCACCAGGGCCAGCTCCAGGCGGTGACGGTGTCGTTCAACCTCGGCCCCGACGTGCCGCTGGGCAACGCGACCGCGAAGATCGACCGCTTCAAGGACGAGCTGAAGATGCCGCAGTCGATCATCACGACCTACGGCGGCGACGCGGCGGTGTTCCAGAGTTCGCAGGGCAGCCAGGCCGTGCTGCTGGTGCTGGCGGTGCTGGTCATCTATGTGCTGCTGGGCGTGCTGTACGAAAGCTACATCCACCCGATCACCATCCTGGCGGGCCTGCCCTCGGCGGCGGTGGGCGCGTTGCTTTCGCTGAAGCTCTTCGGCTTCGACCTCACGCTGATCGCGACCATCGGCATCCTGCTGCTGATCGGCATCGTGAAGAAGAACGCGATCATGATGATCGACTTCGCCCTCGACGCGCAGCGCACCGAGGGCATGCAGCCGGTCGATGCGATCCGCGAGGCTTGCCGGTTGCGCTTCCGCCCGATTCTCATGACCACGCTGGCCGCGCTGATGGGCGCACTGCCGCTTGCGCTGGGCCTGGGCGCCGGCGCCGAGCTGCGCCAGCCGCTGGGCGTGGCCGTGGTGGGCGGGTTGATCTTCTCGCAGGTGATCACGCTGTACATCACGCCCGCGATCTACCTGGCGCTCGACCGCTACAGCGGCAGCGGTCCGATGGTGGAACTGCCGGGCGAGGCGAAGGCCGAGGCTTCGGCCGGCGGTCGCGCCGCCTCGCACGCCTGA
- a CDS encoding efflux RND transporter periplasmic adaptor subunit → MSGDQPATKDTKDARSANAGPPAALVALATAEKKDVPVTVQVNGSVVSLNSVDLRPQVTNTVSAVHVKEGQFVKAGQLLFTLDDRNDQANLARARAQQQKDEAAMADLERQYKRSQDLVAQNFIAKSAADATLSQLQAQRAAVAADRAAVQSAQVALGYATLRAPIAGRIGAVNIYPGTLVQPTLSLVTITQLDPIAVSFPVPEGNLQDLLAAARTRAKVEALVTGRREPLFGTLDFVDNTVDPQIGTVRAKAVFANADQSLWPGQFVNTRITVRMLGGVTVVPAAALMMLSDGTSLYVVDAERNAARRQVKVLHTFGTQVAVSGVTPGEQVVIEGSQNVRPGGKVRVDVKAPAGPGGAPANGTTGVTPGSAASSDVQPARERA, encoded by the coding sequence ATGTCGGGCGATCAGCCCGCCACCAAAGACACGAAAGACGCCAGGTCCGCGAACGCCGGGCCTCCCGCCGCGCTGGTCGCGCTGGCCACGGCCGAAAAAAAGGACGTGCCGGTCACCGTGCAGGTCAACGGCAGCGTGGTTTCGCTCAACAGCGTCGACCTGCGTCCGCAGGTCACCAACACCGTGAGCGCGGTGCACGTCAAGGAAGGCCAGTTCGTGAAGGCAGGGCAGCTGCTCTTCACGCTCGACGACCGCAACGACCAGGCCAACCTCGCGCGCGCCCGGGCCCAGCAGCAGAAGGACGAGGCCGCCATGGCCGACCTGGAGCGCCAGTACAAGCGCAGCCAGGACCTGGTGGCACAGAACTTCATTGCCAAGAGCGCGGCCGACGCCACGCTGTCGCAGCTCCAGGCGCAGCGCGCCGCCGTCGCGGCCGACCGCGCCGCCGTGCAGTCGGCGCAGGTCGCGCTGGGCTACGCCACGCTGCGCGCGCCCATCGCGGGGCGCATCGGCGCCGTCAACATCTACCCGGGCACGCTGGTGCAGCCCACGCTGTCGCTGGTCACCATCACCCAGCTCGACCCCATCGCCGTGAGCTTCCCGGTGCCCGAGGGCAACCTGCAGGACCTGCTGGCCGCCGCGCGCACGCGCGCCAAGGTCGAGGCGCTGGTCACGGGCCGGCGCGAGCCGCTGTTCGGCACGCTCGACTTCGTCGACAACACGGTCGATCCGCAGATCGGCACCGTGCGCGCCAAGGCCGTGTTCGCCAACGCCGACCAGAGCCTGTGGCCCGGCCAGTTCGTCAACACGCGCATCACCGTGCGCATGCTCGGCGGCGTCACCGTGGTGCCGGCCGCGGCGCTCATGATGCTGTCCGACGGCACCTCGCTGTACGTGGTCGATGCCGAGCGCAACGCGGCACGCCGCCAGGTCAAGGTGCTGCACACCTTCGGCACCCAGGTTGCGGTGAGCGGCGTCACGCCCGGCGAGCAGGTCGTGATCGAAGGCAGCCAGAACGTGCGCCCGGGCGGCAAGGTGCGCGTTGACGTCAAGGCGCCGGCTGGCCCGGGCGGGGCGCCCGCCAACGGCACCACGGGCGTCACGCCCGGCAGCGCAGCCTCGTCGGACGTGCAGCCGGCGCGAGAACGCGCATGA
- a CDS encoding sensor histidine kinase has translation MAKRPSVRGSFQQLLLFAFLLITALLVGVALRSVLQYDALVTQSRDAAARALRLSGASQSLAERSAAMERAGRQSLVLNDAVLRRRFDEAAREAHQVLERLERNGLPAAGIDMWRGQLGVIEGLLSGSPDSALARESTMAMQFRELDALNTNLAQQAQFLIETQNDALAKRIENARRRLMREVVAASVLAVSLALAFGIWLARPFKRMEHAIVGLGQNRLDEPIDIRGPADVRRVSQQLEWLRLRLTELDADKARFLRHVSHELKTPLAALREGVSLLEDGVTGPLNPAQLEVAQILQQNTVSLQNQIEALLRFNAAAFEARELRRERTELLPLIEEQIEAQRLQWQAHGLRVRAEGEPITLTVDRTKLGTAIANLLSNAIRFSAAGGIITLAVSGTPEAVHIDVCDAGPGIATGDRDRIFEPFFRGERQPEHTVKGTGIGLSIVQEYIAAHGGRIALLPDGPGARFRIELPRTT, from the coding sequence ATGGCGAAACGTCCGTCCGTCCGGGGCTCGTTCCAGCAGCTCCTGCTGTTTGCCTTTTTGCTCATCACCGCGCTGCTGGTGGGTGTGGCGCTGCGCTCGGTGCTGCAGTACGACGCGCTCGTCACGCAAAGCCGCGACGCCGCGGCGCGCGCGCTGCGCCTGTCGGGCGCTTCGCAGTCGCTGGCCGAACGCAGCGCGGCCATGGAGCGCGCGGGTCGCCAGTCGCTGGTGCTCAACGACGCCGTGCTGCGCCGCCGCTTCGACGAGGCGGCGCGCGAAGCCCACCAGGTGCTGGAGCGCCTGGAGCGCAACGGCCTGCCGGCCGCCGGCATCGACATGTGGCGCGGCCAGCTCGGCGTGATCGAAGGGCTGCTCAGCGGCAGCCCCGACAGCGCCCTGGCCCGCGAAAGCACGATGGCGATGCAGTTTCGCGAGCTCGACGCGCTGAACACCAACCTCGCGCAGCAGGCCCAGTTTCTGATCGAAACGCAGAACGACGCACTGGCCAAGCGCATCGAGAACGCGCGCCGCCGGCTGATGCGCGAGGTGGTGGCCGCCAGCGTGCTGGCCGTGTCGCTGGCGCTGGCCTTCGGCATCTGGCTGGCGCGTCCCTTCAAGCGCATGGAGCACGCCATCGTCGGCCTCGGCCAGAACCGGCTCGACGAACCGATCGACATCCGCGGCCCGGCCGACGTGCGCCGCGTGTCGCAGCAGCTCGAATGGCTGCGCCTGCGCCTGACCGAACTCGATGCCGACAAGGCGCGCTTTTTGCGCCACGTGTCGCACGAGCTGAAGACGCCGCTGGCCGCGCTGCGCGAAGGCGTGTCGCTGCTCGAAGACGGCGTGACCGGCCCGCTGAACCCGGCGCAGCTCGAAGTCGCGCAGATCCTGCAGCAAAACACCGTGTCGCTGCAGAACCAGATCGAGGCACTGCTGCGCTTCAACGCCGCCGCCTTCGAGGCGCGCGAACTGCGCCGCGAACGCACCGAGCTGCTGCCGCTGATCGAAGAGCAGATCGAGGCCCAGCGCCTGCAGTGGCAGGCACATGGCCTGCGCGTGCGCGCCGAGGGCGAGCCGATCACGCTGACGGTCGACCGCACCAAGCTGGGCACCGCCATCGCCAACCTGCTGTCGAACGCGATCCGTTTCTCAGCCGCGGGCGGCATCATCACGCTGGCCGTGTCGGGCACGCCCGAGGCGGTGCACATCGACGTGTGCGACGCCGGCCCCGGCATTGCCACGGGCGACCGCGACCGCATCTTCGAACCCTTCTTCCGCGGCGAGCGCCAGCCCGAGCACACGGTGAAAGGCACCGGCATCGGACTTTCCATCGTGCAGGAGTACATTGCAGCCCATGGGGGCCGCATCGCCCTGCTGCCGGACGGCCCCGGTGCACGCTTTCGCATCGAACTGCCGCGCACGACCTGA